One Thomasclavelia spiroformis DSM 1552 DNA window includes the following coding sequences:
- a CDS encoding AAA family ATPase, with translation MIPNSLIMSAFGPYQNVVEINFDIFKQDGLFLITGPTGAGKTMIFDAITFALYGVSSGGERSVEQFRCNNAENDVATYVILDFTLHNQRYVIKRSPKYTLEGRKTPKMPTALLTLPNGKIVDGVKEVNAKVKELLGIDEKQFKQIAMIAQGKFTELIYAGSDEREKVLRNLFKTDNLVYLEEQLKDKVREYRNKYDVLFRQRELLKENLDIEDDNYQDYLNDFEKKLNDDEKRYQEQFEKYTQINQLLNITTLNNQRLDKLDNLKIKLNNYLDNEKYYQELKENIALLKKAMSLQTDYQNTVHCKIKIDKLLKDYQNTKDTKEKIKKELVDKEKKYQKKSTYQNQKSKLQLELQKNKELKQKYQEYQKDVLKQTSINKQINIIKSKLVGLEDKQQKYQKMIESDNDSVSKLDKLKSDYKLVDKEYQKLHQYKLQVHQLSEDYDKLLFAEEENYDLQDEYQRVESIYMEEKVKYDTLENRFRLSQAGILASQLKENQPCPVCGSLNHPHLANFNEGIVYQEDLKNAKQVFDKCSERRNDLYNTLMLKKQEIVLLQNKLNSDSKRLGIEEELDKEVFIKVLGSVNIEEKSLFDRAKELNDEIIYLNKLKISLDNHRNDLKIIEKQISDAIEQMDLYKASLNQIVGRIKSLDHLKELSDDKINKMISDNEKEIINLDLLINRLESEYRSLNDKYIQLETNTQLIDKQLSDENSNYQKLMTIYKNGLNELFDSEEVFLALSLQLDTLIDKEKEYNDYLIGKETLQNQIKELKEELKDVKYIDITQMKKYSNCLKEQLNNLQIDLNKQKVKLITLRNTIENIINIDKQLNDSYDIYQQYLDLSELTSGKNKYRISFERYVLAAYFENILTYANILLKRMSQGRYQLYRRDNRSKGAGKQGLELDVLDLENGMLRDVKTLSGGESFKAALSLALGLSKMIQSFTGGIELNTLFIDEGFGSLDSQSLDQAIDCLIDLQQDGKLIGIISHVSELKERIDHKIILSRVNKETYISIE, from the coding sequence GTGATACCAAATAGTTTAATAATGTCAGCTTTTGGTCCTTATCAAAATGTTGTAGAAATTAATTTTGATATTTTTAAACAAGATGGTCTATTTTTAATTACTGGACCAACAGGGGCTGGTAAAACGATGATTTTTGATGCTATTACATTTGCCTTATATGGTGTTTCTAGTGGGGGTGAACGTAGTGTAGAACAATTTAGATGTAATAATGCTGAAAATGATGTTGCTACATATGTAATTTTAGATTTTACATTGCATAATCAACGGTATGTGATTAAACGTTCACCAAAATATACTTTAGAAGGAAGAAAAACTCCTAAAATGCCTACGGCATTATTAACATTACCTAATGGTAAAATTGTTGATGGAGTAAAAGAAGTAAATGCTAAAGTAAAAGAGCTTTTAGGAATTGATGAAAAGCAATTTAAACAAATTGCAATGATTGCCCAAGGTAAATTTACAGAGTTGATATATGCTGGTAGTGATGAAAGAGAAAAGGTATTAAGAAATTTGTTTAAAACTGATAATCTAGTTTATTTAGAAGAACAGTTAAAAGATAAAGTAAGAGAATATCGTAATAAATATGATGTATTATTTAGACAACGTGAATTATTAAAAGAAAATTTAGATATTGAAGATGATAATTATCAGGATTATTTAAACGATTTTGAAAAAAAATTAAATGATGATGAAAAAAGATATCAAGAGCAGTTTGAAAAATATACCCAAATAAATCAATTATTAAATATTACAACTTTGAATAATCAAAGACTTGATAAACTTGATAATTTAAAAATAAAATTAAATAATTATCTAGATAATGAAAAATATTATCAAGAATTAAAAGAAAATATTGCTCTGTTAAAAAAGGCAATGAGTTTACAAACAGATTATCAAAATACAGTACATTGTAAAATAAAAATTGATAAATTATTAAAAGATTATCAAAATACAAAAGATACAAAAGAAAAAATAAAAAAAGAATTAGTAGATAAAGAAAAAAAATATCAAAAAAAATCTACTTATCAAAATCAAAAATCTAAATTACAACTAGAACTACAAAAAAATAAAGAATTAAAACAAAAATATCAAGAATATCAAAAAGATGTTTTAAAACAAACTTCAATAAATAAACAAATCAACATTATTAAAAGTAAACTAGTAGGTTTAGAAGATAAGCAACAAAAATATCAGAAGATGATTGAAAGTGATAATGATAGTGTTTCTAAATTAGATAAATTGAAAAGTGATTATAAATTAGTTGATAAAGAATATCAAAAATTACATCAATATAAATTACAAGTACATCAATTAAGTGAAGATTATGATAAATTATTATTTGCTGAAGAGGAAAATTATGATTTGCAAGATGAATACCAAAGAGTAGAAAGTATTTATATGGAAGAAAAGGTAAAATATGATACTCTTGAAAATCGTTTTCGTTTAAGCCAAGCGGGGATTTTAGCTAGTCAATTGAAGGAAAATCAGCCTTGTCCTGTGTGTGGTTCATTAAATCATCCTCATTTAGCTAATTTTAATGAAGGAATTGTTTATCAGGAGGATTTAAAAAATGCTAAACAGGTATTTGATAAATGTAGCGAGCGTAGAAATGATTTGTATAATACATTAATGTTAAAAAAACAAGAAATTGTTTTGCTTCAAAATAAGTTAAATAGTGATTCTAAGCGTTTAGGAATTGAAGAGGAGTTAGATAAGGAAGTTTTTATTAAGGTACTTGGGAGTGTTAATATTGAAGAAAAGAGTTTGTTTGATAGAGCTAAAGAGCTAAATGATGAAATTATTTATTTGAATAAATTAAAAATTAGTTTAGATAATCATCGTAATGATTTAAAAATAATTGAAAAGCAAATAAGTGATGCTATTGAACAGATGGATCTTTATAAAGCGTCCTTAAATCAAATTGTTGGTAGAATTAAGTCTTTGGATCATTTAAAAGAATTAAGTGATGATAAGATTAATAAGATGATTAGTGATAATGAAAAAGAAATTATTAATTTGGATTTATTGATTAATCGTCTTGAAAGTGAGTATCGCAGTTTAAATGATAAGTATATTCAATTAGAAACTAATACACAGTTGATTGATAAACAATTAAGTGATGAAAATAGTAATTATCAAAAATTAATGACTATTTATAAAAATGGACTTAATGAATTGTTTGATAGTGAAGAAGTATTTTTAGCTTTATCATTGCAATTAGATACATTGATTGATAAAGAAAAAGAATATAATGATTATTTAATTGGTAAAGAGACGTTACAAAATCAAATTAAAGAATTAAAAGAAGAGTTAAAAGATGTAAAATATATTGATATTACTCAAATGAAAAAATATAGTAATTGTTTAAAAGAACAGTTAAATAATTTACAAATTGATTTGAATAAGCAAAAAGTAAAATTAATTACTCTTCGTAATACAATTGAAAATATTATAAATATTGATAAACAATTAAATGATAGTTATGATATTTATCAACAGTATTTGGATTTAAGTGAATTGACATCAGGTAAAAATAAGTATCGAATTTCATTTGAACGATATGTTTTAGCTGCTTATTTTGAAAATATTTTAACTTATGCTAATATTTTATTGAAACGAATGTCTCAAGGAAGATATCAGTTATATCGGCGTGATAATCGCTCTAAAGGGGCGGGAAAACAAGGATTGGAATTAGATGTTTTGGATTTAGAAAATGGGATGCTTAGAGATGTTAAGACGTTATCTGGGGGAGAATCGTTTAAAGCAGCATTGTCTTTAGCATTAGGTTTATCTAAAATGATTCAAAGTTTTACTGGAGGAATTGAGCTAAATACATTATTTATTGATGAAGGATTTGGTTCTTTAGATAGTCAGTCATTAGATCAAGCGATTGATTGTTTGATCGATTTACAGCAAGATGGAAAATTAATCGGAATAATTTCTCATGTTAGTGAGTTAAAAGAAAGGATAGATCATAAAATTATTCTTTCTAGAGTGAATAAAGAAACGTATATTTCTATTGAATAA
- a CDS encoding exonuclease SbcCD subunit D, whose amino-acid sequence MRFLHISDIHLGKLLFQQNLLEIQIDLLNQIINYLVDNDIDVLIMAGDIYDRSVPSNEAIEALNDFLSLLILKHHKKVLMIAGNHDSATRLSFASGLLKQEGLYIEAFVQEEMKPVVIDGVNFYLLPFFKPSYIRYLYNDESITTYQDAFAAYMKRQKINLDETNVLITHQFIAGNKEVIKSESEAVLSVGGSEIIDVSLVKQFDYVALGHIHAPQQISCDTIRYSGSLMRYSFDEVKQKKSIVDVSIANKKATYQLVELKPKQDLIKITGYFDEVMNYDNNHNDFIAVELLDTKIVPNAIDYLRKKYENVLQITYPNLISKQITNNTKADIGFEKLSSLELFEQFYEKIKGSKLDKEAKALVAEILKEEHNSDTK is encoded by the coding sequence ATGAGATTTTTACATATTAGTGATATACATTTAGGTAAATTACTGTTTCAACAGAATTTACTAGAAATACAGATTGATTTATTGAATCAAATAATTAATTATTTAGTTGATAATGATATAGATGTTTTAATTATGGCTGGAGATATTTATGATCGTAGCGTACCTAGTAACGAAGCAATTGAGGCTTTAAATGATTTTTTATCTTTATTGATATTAAAGCATCATAAAAAAGTATTGATGATTGCTGGTAATCATGATAGTGCTACAAGATTATCTTTTGCAAGTGGATTATTGAAACAAGAGGGATTATATATTGAGGCTTTTGTTCAAGAGGAAATGAAACCAGTTGTAATTGACGGAGTTAATTTTTATTTATTACCGTTTTTTAAACCATCATATATTCGTTATTTATATAATGATGAAAGCATTACTACTTATCAAGATGCATTTGCAGCTTATATGAAAAGACAAAAGATCAATCTTGATGAAACTAATGTCTTGATTACACATCAATTTATTGCTGGTAATAAAGAGGTTATAAAAAGTGAAAGTGAAGCTGTATTAAGTGTTGGTGGTAGTGAAATTATTGATGTTTCGCTAGTTAAGCAATTTGATTATGTTGCTTTGGGTCATATTCATGCACCACAACAAATTTCTTGTGATACGATTCGTTATAGTGGTAGTTTAATGCGTTATTCTTTTGATGAAGTTAAACAAAAAAAGAGTATTGTTGATGTTTCAATAGCTAATAAAAAAGCGACATATCAATTAGTTGAGTTAAAACCAAAGCAAGATTTAATCAAAATAACAGGATATTTTGATGAAGTTATGAATTATGATAATAATCATAATGATTTTATTGCAGTTGAATTATTAGATACAAAAATTGTTCCTAATGCTATCGATTATTTAAGAAAGAAATATGAAAATGTTTTACAAATAACATATCCAAATTTAATTTCAAAACAAATTACAAATAATACCAAAGCTGATATTGGTTTTGAAAAACTTTCTTCACTTGAATTATTTGAGCAATTTTATGAAAAAATCAAAGGAAGTAAGCTAGATAAGGAGGCAAAAGCATTGGTTGCAGAAATATTAAAGGAGGAACATAATAGTGATACCAAATAG
- a CDS encoding GNAT family N-acetyltransferase: MKLIKQEYVDKGLPRGWKPYYIYQIVVNNEVVGKVVLREGTLEERYYDGHVGYSVDKQYRGHNYAYQAVMLLKKEALLLGFDKLIITCSPDNLASKKTILKLNAQYLQTVMIPKELRKDFDEDEIKKEVYLLELGR; this comes from the coding sequence ATGAAACTTATTAAACAAGAGTATGTAGATAAAGGTTTACCAAGAGGTTGGAAACCTTATTATATTTATCAAATAGTTGTAAATAATGAAGTAGTAGGAAAAGTAGTATTACGTGAAGGAACACTTGAAGAGCGTTATTATGACGGTCATGTTGGTTATAGTGTTGATAAACAATATCGAGGGCATAATTATGCTTATCAAGCAGTAATGTTATTAAAAAAAGAAGCATTGTTGTTAGGTTTTGATAAGTTAATAATAACGTGTTCTCCTGATAATTTAGCATCTAAAAAGACAATTTTAAAATTAAATGCTCAGTATTTACAAACAGTAATGATTCCAAAGGAATTAAGAAAAGATTTTGATGAAGATGAAATCAAAAAAGAAGTATATTTATTAGAGTTAGGAAGGTAG
- a CDS encoding ABC-F family ATP-binding cassette domain-containing protein yields the protein MLISVKNLSKTNGIKKIVDEVSFSIEENDKVALIGINGTGKSTLLKILANQETYQGEIIQKKDITISYLPQNPDFNENNTVIEQVYDIIDQSKVNEYEIKAMLNKLGITNHQQLIKQLSGGQQKRVALAITLLKPCDLLILDEPTNHLDNEMIEYLEKYLIKFNKAIFMVTHDRYFLERVANKIIEIDRCKIYEYKANYSKFLDLKAKREEEALANQRKRKLFLKKELEWIRAGVQARSTKSKERIQRFEQLNNIDDIQTVNKVEMINVASRLGKKTIELKNISVQFDDLILFNNFSYLFKRTDRIGIIGVNGCGKSTLLKIIAKELKPTNGEVIYGDTIKIGYFKQTCDDLDENMRVIDFIKQTSNNLITLEGTFSAKQMCERFLFDSSLQHTYISRLSGGEKRRLYLLNILMQAPNVLLFDEPTNDLDITTLAILEDYLDSFNGIIITVSHDRYFLDRICDSLFVFKDRQITYCNGGYSSYLDISNSISKTKGDGALRYKEQKMLQKQQQIKLTSKEKQELEAMEGIILDLEQQIETINDKMNEYQNDFNKLIELSNLRDDLVKQLDSKNERWLELLEKQEKSQSGSLK from the coding sequence ATGTTAATAAGTGTAAAGAATTTATCTAAAACAAACGGAATTAAAAAAATTGTCGATGAAGTTTCTTTTTCAATTGAAGAAAATGATAAAGTTGCTTTAATCGGCATCAACGGTACTGGAAAAAGTACATTACTAAAAATACTCGCCAACCAAGAAACATATCAAGGTGAAATTATTCAAAAAAAAGATATAACAATTTCATATTTACCTCAAAACCCTGATTTCAATGAAAATAATACTGTAATTGAACAAGTATACGATATCATTGATCAAAGTAAAGTAAATGAATATGAAATTAAAGCCATGTTAAATAAATTAGGGATAACAAATCATCAACAATTAATCAAACAATTATCTGGTGGTCAACAAAAAAGAGTTGCTCTTGCAATTACTTTATTAAAACCATGTGATTTATTAATTCTTGATGAACCTACTAACCATCTAGATAATGAAATGATTGAATATCTAGAAAAATATCTAATCAAATTCAATAAAGCTATTTTTATGGTTACACATGATCGTTATTTTTTAGAAAGAGTTGCTAATAAAATTATTGAAATCGATCGTTGCAAAATATATGAATATAAAGCTAATTATTCTAAATTTCTTGATTTAAAGGCTAAACGTGAAGAAGAAGCACTTGCAAACCAGCGTAAAAGAAAATTATTTTTAAAAAAAGAACTTGAATGGATTAGAGCAGGAGTACAAGCTAGAAGTACTAAAAGTAAAGAAAGAATTCAACGTTTTGAGCAGTTAAACAATATCGATGATATTCAAACTGTAAATAAAGTAGAAATGATCAATGTTGCTTCAAGACTTGGGAAGAAAACAATTGAACTTAAAAATATCAGTGTCCAATTTGATGATTTAATTTTATTTAATAATTTTTCTTATTTATTTAAACGTACTGATCGTATTGGAATCATTGGTGTAAATGGTTGTGGTAAATCAACTTTACTAAAAATTATTGCAAAAGAACTAAAACCAACTAATGGTGAAGTTATCTATGGCGATACAATCAAAATAGGATATTTTAAACAAACTTGTGATGATTTAGATGAAAATATGCGTGTTATTGATTTTATAAAACAAACAAGTAATAATTTAATAACCCTTGAAGGTACATTTAGTGCAAAACAAATGTGCGAACGTTTTTTATTTGATTCATCGCTGCAACATACATATATTTCTAGACTATCTGGTGGGGAAAAAAGACGTCTATATTTATTAAATATTTTAATGCAAGCCCCTAATGTTTTATTATTTGATGAACCTACTAATGATTTAGATATTACAACTTTAGCTATTTTAGAAGATTATTTAGATAGCTTTAATGGCATTATTATAACTGTTTCTCATGATCGTTATTTTTTAGATCGTATTTGTGATAGCTTATTTGTCTTTAAAGATAGGCAAATTACATATTGTAATGGTGGTTATAGTAGTTATCTTGATATTAGTAATTCGATTTCTAAAACTAAGGGTGATGGGGCATTAAGATATAAAGAACAAAAGATGTTACAGAAACAACAACAAATAAAATTGACTTCTAAAGAAAAACAAGAACTAGAAGCAATGGAAGGAATTATTTTAGATTTAGAGCAACAGATTGAAACAATCAATGATAAAATGAATGAATATCAAAATGATTTTAATAAATTAATTGAATTATCAAACTTACGTGATGATTTAGTTAAACAATTAGATTCAAAAAATGAACGTTGGTTAGAATTATTAGAAAAACAAGAAAAGAGCCAATCTGGCTCTTTAAAATAA
- a CDS encoding transglutaminase-like domain-containing protein has protein sequence MEEYSFDDLKYLQIPLPEELLKLKWFGDFERMNKNIEMKLSKDISIGLKKRLIHEQEIIKRMPKEYPLSYQEALDICCSKFIDFKEEELIQLQDENAVEWIFINGKPKFRNDFFDNILKTRNDYVKRLKNKNEIESRENNFKLLNDTMHEIKEKGKLTYHFHLKTGIILNDNTPKKARVHLPLPLENCQVSNFKLLKTIPEYKSLNKGDYPQRTIYFEDDKKEYYVEYEYDNTIEYVDLDANKVSKSQPTFYLHEQAPHIVFTPYIKELAKEIVKDETNNLVKAKLIYEYITTHVTYSFVRNYYTIPNIPEYGALGGKGDCGIQALLFITLCRCVNIPATWQAGLYVTPYDIGNHDWARFYVAPYGWLYADCSFGGSAYRNGDKERWQYYFGHLDPFRMPANSDYQFDLFPTKKFIRQDPYDNQTGEAEYEDRGLYLDDYQLHLEVIEITKK, from the coding sequence ATGGAAGAATATAGTTTTGATGACTTGAAATATTTACAAATACCATTACCAGAAGAATTATTAAAATTAAAATGGTTTGGTGATTTTGAAAGAATGAATAAGAACATAGAAATGAAATTGTCAAAAGATATTTCTATAGGCTTAAAAAAGAGGTTGATTCATGAACAAGAAATAATTAAAAGAATGCCAAAAGAATATCCATTATCTTATCAAGAAGCATTAGATATTTGTTGTAGTAAGTTTATTGATTTTAAAGAAGAAGAGTTAATTCAATTACAAGATGAAAATGCTGTAGAATGGATATTTATAAATGGTAAACCTAAATTTAGAAATGATTTTTTTGATAATATTTTAAAGACAAGAAATGATTATGTTAAAAGATTAAAGAATAAAAATGAAATTGAAAGTAGAGAAAATAATTTTAAATTGTTAAATGATACTATGCATGAAATTAAAGAAAAAGGGAAATTGACATATCATTTCCATTTAAAGACTGGAATTATTCTTAATGATAATACACCAAAAAAAGCAAGAGTACATTTACCCTTGCCACTAGAAAACTGTCAGGTAAGCAATTTTAAGCTATTAAAAACAATTCCTGAATATAAAAGTTTAAATAAAGGTGATTATCCACAACGAACAATCTATTTTGAAGATGATAAAAAAGAATATTATGTTGAATACGAATATGATAATACGATTGAATATGTTGACCTTGATGCAAATAAGGTTTCTAAAAGTCAGCCAACATTTTATCTACATGAACAAGCACCACATATCGTCTTTACTCCATATATAAAAGAACTTGCAAAAGAAATAGTTAAAGATGAAACAAATAATCTAGTTAAAGCTAAATTAATATATGAATATATTACAACACATGTTACATATTCGTTTGTTCGAAATTATTATACTATTCCCAATATTCCTGAATATGGGGCATTAGGTGGTAAAGGTGATTGTGGAATACAAGCGTTATTATTTATTACTTTATGTCGATGTGTAAATATTCCTGCAACCTGGCAAGCTGGTTTATATGTAACTCCATATGATATTGGCAATCATGATTGGGCAAGATTTTATGTAGCTCCATATGGTTGGTTATATGCAGATTGTTCGTTTGGTGGCAGTGCTTATCGAAATGGCGATAAAGAAAGATGGCAATATTATTTTGGACATTTAGACCCATTTAGAATGCCTGCTAATAGTGATTATCAATTTGATTTATTTCCAACCAAAAAGTTTATTCGCCAAGATCCTTATGATAATCAAACTGGAGAAGCCGAGTATGAAGATCGAGGTTTATATTTAGATGATTATCAGTTACATTTAGAAGTAATAGAAATTACTAAAAAATAA
- a CDS encoding GNAT family N-acetyltransferase, with product MKIIEKLNEDYLNNVDFIYIYKHGAKIIKFDLQLWVFYFNDVYFIKGVQRAIIDFLNTLSGNLKLVIHNSSYDQLLKEKFNLEPKIIAYQYSYLKKYVTISTEIKIKPIGIEYLNFIEQNYLAPVDHQYLQKRLDDNVFVGAFIGDEIVGFAGIHDEGTIGFVEVLKKYRRMKIGTALEIYLIDRLLKTKEDVYLQVETNNDVSMRFHEKLGFLRGDDIISWYL from the coding sequence ATGAAAATAATAGAGAAATTAAATGAAGATTATTTGAATAATGTAGATTTTATTTATATTTATAAACATGGTGCTAAAATTATTAAATTTGATTTGCAATTATGGGTTTTTTATTTTAATGATGTTTATTTTATTAAAGGTGTACAAAGAGCAATAATTGATTTTTTGAATACTTTATCAGGAAATTTAAAATTAGTGATTCATAATAGCTCTTATGATCAGTTACTTAAAGAAAAATTTAATTTAGAACCTAAAATCATTGCTTATCAATATAGTTATTTAAAAAAATATGTTACAATATCAACAGAAATAAAAATAAAACCAATTGGAATAGAATATCTAAATTTTATTGAACAAAATTATTTAGCACCAGTTGATCATCAATATTTACAAAAGAGACTGGATGACAATGTATTTGTTGGAGCATTCATTGGAGATGAAATCGTCGGTTTTGCGGGGATTCATGATGAAGGAACGATTGGCTTTGTAGAAGTGCTTAAAAAATATCGTCGAATGAAAATTGGTACGGCTTTAGAAATATATTTAATTGATCGATTATTAAAAACTAAAGAAGATGTATATCTTCAAGTAGAAACTAATAATGATGTTTCAATGAGATTCCATGAAAAATTAGGTTTTTTGCGTGGAGATGATATTATATCCTGGTATTTATAG